ACAGGTTTCTGCTACCATTCGCCATGCATATTTTGCTAGTCTGGTACCATTATCGCTTCAGCCAAAAGGGAGGGTAAATTTGACAAAGCCGGGAAAGTGAAATACAATCAAAGCCGACCTTGTGAAGTACCGGCCACTTCCAGAATATTAGTGCAATTACATCGACCCTTACCTGGCTAGACAAGAAGAGCCTTGTGCTTTTCTAGGAAAAGGAGTGTGGGAAATGGAGTTACGCGCGATATGGGAAAGGTATAAGAATCGTGGGCTAGTCATGTTTGGCTGCCTTGCTCTTGTGCTCGTTCCCATGATTGGCTATTTCTCTGCCCAGGCTACTCAGCCAAAACAGGTCACTTTTTCGTTGGACGGAGAAAGCAAGACGGTCGCTACAAAAGCCAAGACCGTTGAGCAGTTCTTAACCGAGAGGAACATTACGGTAACGGAAAAGGATTCCCTTCAACCGACACCTGAGACGAAGCTATCAGACGGAGCACTCATTACTTTATATACGACCTGGTCCATACCAGTCCAGGTTGACGGGCAGAAAAAAACGATAGAGACACTTAGTCGTGATGTTGCTGGTGCGTTGAAGGACGGCGGCATCGTGCTAGGTGAGAAGGACCGGGTAGAACCGGCATTGACCGCTACACTTACCAAGGACTCCTCGATCAGCGTAAAGCGGGTTGTTGAGAAAATGGTAAAAGTCGATGAGCGAGTCACCTTTCAAGAAATACGCAAAAATGATCCAGCGCTGGAAAAAGGTAAGACCCGCGTATTACAGAGCGGGCAAGAAGGTAAGGCAATTGCACACTATAAGCTAGTCATGGAAGATGGAAAAGAAGTCTCCCGTGATCTGGTCAAAAGAGATGTACTTGTACCGAAGAAAGATAATGTCGTAGCCATGGGTACCGCAATCCCAATGTTGCAGAAAAAGGGTCAACCAGATCGGGTCCTGGTTGCTTCTGCAGCGGGTCCGGTCTCGCGTGGTGGAAAAGTGTTTAGGCCGAAAAAAGTACTGAACGGGGTTACCCTGACTGCATATACTCCTTCGGGAGGTGGCAAACACCCAAGCTCTCCGGGATATGGACGCACATCGACAGGGGTAAAAGCCAAGGCAGGTCACACCATCGCTGTAGATCCTAAAGTCATTCCGTATGGATGGTGGGTGTACATTGAAGGTATTGGGTATCGTCGAGCTGAAGATACGGGTGGAGCCATGAAAGGTGGCAAAATCGACGTATTCGTAGGCACGGAGTCCGAGGCGAGGAAATTCGGTCGCAAGCGAAACAAAACTGTATATATCATTGGACCACAGAAGCCTTAGGACAGGAGCGATTGCTCCTGTTCTTCTGTTTCCTCCAAGGTTATTGTGATAAGCTGTTTGTTAGTTAGACGATCCTGTTTTACCAAATGTTTCATGTATTTTTTGCTTGAGGTACGGTTTTTTTTGGAACACTAGTATCGTACCGACTTTGTACGAAAGTGGGAGCACATGATGAAGATCAAGGAAGTCATCGTGGTGGAAGGTCGAGACGATACCGCAACAATCAAGCGTGCGGTTAATGCCGATACGATTGAAACTGGCGGTTCTGCCATTCATAAAAGAACGATTGAAAAAATCAGGCTGGCGCAACAAAAACGCGGTGTTATTATTTTTACAGACCCCGATTATCAAGGGGAGCGCATCCGAAAAATTATCAGCAAGTCAGTTCCAGGCTGCAAGCATGCATTTATTACCCAAGAGGACGGGACCAAAAAGGGCGACATCGGCGTCGAGAATGCGACACCTGATGTGATTATTCGTGCGCTCTCAGAAGTACGTACCGAAATGGCGGAAACGGCTGGAGAGATTACCTCTGACGATCTGTTGGAAAATGGCCTGACGTCCGGAGTAGATGCCAAAGAACGCAGAATTAAGCTGGGAGAAGCATTGGGGATCGGATACGCCAACGCCAAGCAAATGCTGCAGCGGCTCAATGCCTTCCAAATTAGTCGAGAAGAATTCGAAGCGGCCATTACGGCCATCAACAAAGAGAGGGAGTAAGCCATGACCCAAATAGCGGGCAAGGATATTGCCACACCTACGCGCACAAAAGAAATATTGGAGAAGTACGGCTTTTCTTTTAAGAAGAGTCTGGGCCAGAACTTCCTAATAGACACCAATATTTTACATAACATTGTTTCAGAGGCAGACCTTACCAAGGACAAGGGAGCGATTGAAATTGGGCCCGGTATCGGTGCGCTGACGGAGCAATTGGGACGAGCAGCCAAAAAAGTGATGGCGATCGAAATCGACCAGCGTCTTTTACCTATTTTGCAGGACACGCTGTCACCCTATGAAAATATTGAAGTTGTTCATGGGGACGTACTGGAGCTGGATTTGAAGAAGTTAATAGAAGAAAAGATGACAGGAGTGGAAAAGCTGAGCGTAGTGGCGAATCTGCCTTACTATGTGACGACACCAATCCTGATGAAGCTGCTAGAAGAGAGATTGCCTCTCGAAAACATCGTGGTCATGATTCAAAAGGAAGTGGCAGAGAGAATTGCAGCCAAACCAGGAACGAAAGACTATGGCTCTCTTTCAGTCGCAGCTCAATTCTATGCAGACACAGAAGTAGCGATGATTGTGCCTGCAAGTGTGTTCATTCCGCGTCCGAATGTCGACTCGGCAGTGATTCGCTTAAAGGTAAGAGATCGTCCGCCAGTGGATGTAGACGACCAGGATGTGTTTTTCCGGGTGGTACGCAGCTCGTTTGCACAGCGCCGTAAGACGTTGTTGAACAACCTAATGAACGGACTGTTTCCTAAAACCCAAAAGGATGAAGTAATACAGATGCTCACTGACATCGGGATCGATCCGACTCGGCGTGGTGAAACACTCAGTTTGGACGAATTTGCCCGCCTAGCGAACGAAGGTATGCGCCGCGGACTGATTACGTAAATCGTGTAGACAACCCCCTTATTTTTGGGCGAGATCACCCAAGAATGGGGGTTTTTGTGTATTTATGCCCTTTATGCATATCTTTTGACAAATATCTACGTTTTTTATGAAAAAAACCCCGTTGACAAAATATCTGCCGGGTTGCTATAATTTTTTATTTCTTTGACAAAATATAAGTGAGCTGTTATAATAGATGTAAGCGAGGTGGATGGAACAATGGCAAGAAACGCGTTACTTGACATTAAACGTAGTTTAGACGGACACATTGGTGAGCGCATCCTGCTGAAGGCTAATGGCGGTCGCCGCAAAACCGTTGAACGTAGTGGCATCCTCGAAGAAACTTACCCATCTGTGTTTGTGGTAAAGCTGGATGACGACCAACTCTTTGAGCGGGTATCTTACAGCTATGCTGACATCTTGACGGAAACAGTAGAATTGACGGTGTGCCGCGAAAACGAGCACATCCGCATCACATTTGTACAACAGTAGAGCCCTTTTGGGTTCTACTGTTTTGTTTTTTATATCGAAAAGCTCTGAACATTTGGTTGAGGCAATAAAAAGAGCGGCATGGAGCACACTAAGCCTGTCAACGAGAAGGAGGGTGCTATGGGTCGCAGACGAGGAATGATGTCAGAGCAGTTTAAGATGGAGCTGGCCAAAGAGCTTGGGTTTTACGATACGGTAAAAGCCGAGGGTTGGGGAGGCATCACGACACGGGACGCGGGTAACATGGTCAAGCGCGCTGTTCAGCTTGCTGAGGAAGCATTAGCCGCTAAGCGATTGTAGCGTTTGGTTTGATCGTACTGACGTTTCTCACCATATAAACACTCGTTGACAAGGCCGGGGCATCCCGGCTTTTTTCTATAAAGAGAGCTGAATTTTCGAAATACCCATAATGATCTCGATCCTATTCTTTTTAATTGATCAAGTGGCATGGGAGAGTTTGCCTATGCTACAATAAGAGACTAGGAAATTTAGAAAGTAGGCAGAGGTGAATTACGTGCGTATCTCGGTCAAAGCTCCGGCCAAAATAAATTTGACTCTCGACGTGCTTGCCAAACGGCCGGACGGTTATCACGAAGTAGAAATGGTGATGACAACCGTAGACTTGGCAGATCGTGTGGACATGACTCTACGCGAGGATGGTGAGATAACGCTGGACTGTTCTGCCAGCTTCGTACCGGATGATATCCGTAACCACGCATATAAAGCGGCAACGCTCATGAAAGAAAAATTTCAAGTACGCCAGGGCGTACACTTGTATATCGACAAGCAAATTCCGGTTGCGGCTGGACTGGCAGGTGGCAGCAGTGATGCAGCAGCAACACTGCGCGGCTTGAACCAATTGTGGAATCTCGGGCTGACCAGAGATGAGCTGGCTAAAATCGGCGCGGAAATTGGCTCTGATGTGCCATTTTGCGTTTATGGAGGAACAGCGCTGGCGACGGGGCGTGGTGAACAGATTGCGCATCTGGGAGCGCCTGCGCCGTGCTGGGTCATTCTAGCCAAGCCGCCTATCGGAGTATCTACCCCGGATGTATACGGAAACCTGCGTGTGGCCCAGATCGATAATCATCCCGATACCAAACAAATGCTGCAAGCCATCGCGACCCAAGACTTTTCACTCATGTGCCAATCTCTTGGGAATGTGTTGGAGAACGTCACGCTCTCGCTCCATCCACAAGTAAAACAGATCAAGGATCTCATGATCGCTTCGGGGGCAGATGGTGTCCTGATGTCTGGCAGCGGCCCTACTGTGTTTGCTCTTGTGCAAAAGGAAGCGAAAGTACATCGGATTTACAACGCGTTGCGAGGTTTTGTCAAAGATGTGTTTGTTGTCCGAATGTTAGGCGCTCAAGATGGGGAAATACTTGCATAAACCCGTATGGAAATGATACATTAACAGCATAATATTCGGTTTTGGAGGAAGAGCCATGAAGAAATTGCGCAGAAGTGCACGTCTGGTTGACATGACGCAGCACTTGCTCGCCCATCCCCATACGCTGACTCCTCTCACTCTGTTCGCGGAACAATACGGCGCAGCGAAATCATCCATCAGTGAAGACTTGTCTATCATCAAAGAGGCTTTTGAAGTCCAAGGGGTAGGCTTGTTGAAAACGGTGGCGGGAGCGGCAGGCGGAGTGAAGTATATTCCACAGGTCAAAACGGAAGAGGCCCTTCACTTCATGCGCGAACTGATCGGTCAACTTGCTAATCCAGAGAGACTTTTGCCAGGTGGATACTTGTACATGTCCGACATTCTCGGAAATCCACAAACGATGGCGAAGATCGGAAAGCTCTTTGCAACCGCTTATGCGGATAAAAATGTGGATGTCGTCATGACAGTGGAAACAAAGGGGATTCCACTTGCGTATGCGACGGCTATGTTTTTGAATGTGCCTGTTGTGATTGTGCGCCGTGACAACAAGGTGACGGAAGGTTCAGTAGTGAGCATTAACTATGTATCGGGTTCCAGTAAACGAATTCAAACCATGTCACTCGCTCGCCGCGGTTTGGCTGAGCAGTCTCGCGTCCTCATTGTAGACGACTTTATGAAAGCTGGCGGGACATTGCGGGGCATGATTGATCTGTTGCAGGAATTCCGTGCAACCGTAGTAGGATGCGGCGTACTGGTAGAAACGACAGCGGATGTTTCTGAGCGTTTGGTAGATGAATATGTATCGCTTGCAAAACTGCAGGATGTAGACTTCAAGGGCAAGCAAATTGAAATAGAGCTGGGCAGTTTTTTTGAAAATAGAGGGGAGTAGATAGGTATGGCAATCTCTTTTGTTTCAACTGACAAGGCTCCTGCCGCTATTGGTCCTTACAGCCAAGCTGCAAAGGTAGGTCCATTTCTTTTTGCATCGGGTCAAATTCCGCTGCGTGCAGACGGCACTTTGGTAGAAGGTGACGTCGTGGAGCAAACCCATCAGGTTTTTTCCAACATTCAAGCGGTACTGGCAGAAGCCGGTGGCAACCTGACGAATGTAGTGAAAGCGACTGTATTCATCAAGGACATGAATGATTTTGGTCAACTGAACGAAGTGTACGGCCAATATTTTGGCGATCACAAGCCAGCTCGTTCCACTGTAGAAGTGGCACGTCTGCCGCGTGATGTAAAAGTCGAAATCGAAATCGTAGCATATATCGAATAGAAAAAAATGGAAAACAGCCTGATGCCACGCGCATTGGGCTGTTTTTGTACTTGTAGAAAATGTTTCCAAAAAATTACATATAAACATATTTATATATTTTTTCAAATATTGCATAATGATAAGCAGGAATATTTACCCAGCGGGTGGAAATAATCCTAAACGCGTTACATAGATAAAGGGAGTGAACTAGATGGAAGTAACAGACGTAAGACTTCGTCGAGTGAATACGGATGGTAGGATGAAAGCGATTGCATCCATTACAATTGACCATGAATTTGTGGTTCATGATATCCGTGTCATTGACGGAAACAATGGTATGTTTGTAGCTATGCCGAGCAAGCGTACACCAGATGGAGAATTCCGTGATATTGCACATCCGATTTCTTCGACTACCCGTGAAAAGATTCAGGCAGCAGTTCTCACAGAATACGACCGCGTAGGTCAAGAGGAAGAAAGCACTATCGAAGCTGGTGCTTAAAAAGTCCTTATACTCAAAGCACCCTGTCACTTACGGCAGGGTGCTTCGGCGTCCGTTAACCATAACACTTTTTTAGATCGTTCAAAATAATTTCTCGGTCCATTCCTTCCCCGATGAAGACAGCTACCATTTTCGGTCCGAAATTTTCAAAAGGGAACAGGAGCACCTGATTATCAGTATGTTGAAACGAGATCAGCTCGGGCTTTCCGTGGAACTGGACGTAGCCTTTTGCCCGATAGACGTTTTTGGGGAGATCGTATAGAAAGTCCTCGAATTTTTTCGCGTCTACGGGTCCGGTGAATACATAGGAAAACGTTTCGATACTATTGTAGAGAGAGGGTTGGCTTGTTTTTAGACCAAGGGATTGCTTGAGCCTGTCCATCGTGGACATTCGGCCGATGCTTTTCTGTACGGCAATGGGGCGGTTTGTCTCGTTGTCGAGCGGCCGCTCATGAGCGGTGCGTTTGACAGACAAAAGCCGGGAGACTTCTATTTCTGCCTGAACAGTAGCGTGTATGGGTGCAGTCGGATTGATTTCACTGAGCTTTTGACGGACCCGCTCTATGACATCAGGGCTGGTCAAATCGGTTTTGTTCAAAAGAAGCAGGTCTGCGTAACGCACTTGGTTTCGAATCGTTTTGACCAGAGTGGCAGTCGAGGAGAATCGAGAGTTGAGGTCGAGAAAGCGAGAGGCGTCGACAACACTAATGGTCCCTTTTAATTCCAGTCGATCATACAGCTCTGGATGGGTAATCGTATCGATGACATCAAGTGGATCGGCTACGCCAGTAGTCTCGATGAGGATTCGGTCTGGCGCAATGGTGTTCATAATATCTTTCAAGCCCTCCGTCAGCTCGCCCTTGATCGAGCAGCATATGCAACCATCGAGCATTTTTTTGACAGGAAAGCCGAAGCCTTGCAATTGTTCCCCGTCAATATCTTCCTCCCCCATTTCATTCATCAAGACGACTACTTTCTGGTCTGTGATGCGCAAATGAGTCAGCCATTTTTGCAAAAGGGTGGTTTTTCCGCTTCCTAAATACCCAGTCAGCAAGTATACCTCTGCGCTCATCTAATCCTACCTCCTTCAAATAACCCCTTTCGCCCAACAATATATCACATTTCTGTCAGAAAATTAAATGTTGTCTGGCATGTGTCTAACTACTGGCAATGCAAGGAATCAAGTATAATCCTGTATCGATTGTCTTGAAATTCACATATGAATTAGGATATAGTCATTGTGGAACTTCTACGATGGAGGGTTGACATGTCTAAGATCCATGCCGTGGTTCTGGCTGCTGGTCAGGGTACACGGATGAAATCGAAGCTGTACAAAGTCCTGCACCCTGTGTGCGGAAAGCCTATGGTTCAGCATGTAGTCGATACGATGGCGTCCATGCAGGTTCAGGATATCGTTGTCGTCGTAGGTCATGGTGCTGACGCTGTCCGCGCCAAACTAGGCGATGACATCACTTATGCACTGCAAGAAGAACAGTTGGGAACGGCACATGCCGTTTCGCAGGCAGCACCGTTTTTACAGGATAAAGAAGGAACTACGTTTCTTTTATATGGAGACGTTCCCCTCTTGTCAGCGACTACGTTGTCGGCCTTGCTGACCTATCACGAGGAGCAGCAAGCGGCTGCAACTGTACTAACCGCCGTATTACCTGATGCAACAGGTTATGGGCGTATCGTACGCAATGAGGCGGGCGAAGTATTGCGAATCGTGGAACATAAGGACGCTACTGAAGCGGAACGGGCGATCAGTGAAATTAATACGGGCATATACTGCTATGACAACCGAAAATTATGGAAAGCCTTGGCGGAAGTGAAAAATGACAACGCACAAGGCGAATACTATGTAACAGACGTTGTCGGTATTTTGCGTGATGCAGGTGAAAAGGTAGTTGGATACGAAGCGATTGACCCAGAGGAAACAATGGGTGTTAACGATCGTGTACAGCTATCGGAAGCAGAAGCCTACATGAAAAAACGTATTATGACTGGTCACATGCGAAATGGTGTGACAATCATTGATCCAGCGTCTACGTACATCGAAACTGATGTGAAGATTGAGGCAGATACCGTGATCCACCCAGGTTCTTTCCTGCGTGGACAAACAACCGTTGGAGCTGATTGTGTAATCGGACCCCAAGCGGATCTGACGAATGTGGAAGTAGCGAGTGGCGTGAACATTTCTTACTCGGTGATGGTTGATTCGAGTGTGGAAAGCGACTCATCTGTAGGGCCATTTGCTTATGTTCGACCAGGATCACAGATTGGAAGCAATGCCAAAATCGGTGATTTCGTGGAATTGAAAAATGCGAAAATTGGTGACGGTACGAAGGTTCCTCATCTCAGCTATGTAGGAGATGCGGAGATCGGAGACCGAGTCAATATTGGCTGTGGAACGATTACCGTCAACTATGATGGGGCAGTGAAGCATAAAACAACAGTAAAAGATGGAGCATTCATCGGATGCAACAGCAATCTGGTTGCGCCCGTTACAGTTGGACAAAATGCTTATGTAGCTGCAGGATCGACCATTAATGAAGATGTGCCAGATAATGCGCTTGCGATCGCACGTGAGCGTCAAGTAAATAAAATCGATTACGCGAACAAAATGCCTCGCAAGGGCAAAAAGCAATCATAAACGGGAGGTTCTTGAGAAGATCATGGCTAACTACCGCGACCCAAAACTGAAGGTATTTACGTGCAACGCAAACCCGGAACTGGCAAAAGAAATCGCCGAACACATCGGTGTACCACTCGGAAACGCACAAGTAGTGCGCTTTAGTGATGGCGAATGCCAACTCAAACTCAATGAAAGCGTTCGCGGTTGTGACGTATTTGTCATTCAGCCAACATCTGCTCCCGTTAATGAGCATCTGATGGAGCTGTTGGTCATGGTCGATGCATTGAAGCGCGCTTCGGCTAAGAGTATTAACGTGGTAATTCCTTACTACGGTTATGCTCGTCAAGATCGTAAAGCACGTGCACGCGATCCAATCACGGCCAAGCTGGTTGCGAACCTGATCGAGACAGCAGGTGCACAACGTGTGATTACGATGGATCTGCACGCAACACAAATCCAAGGCTTCTTCGATATTCCAGTTGATCATCTGCTGGGTGTGCCTATCTTGGGTAAACACTTCTCTGAAAAAGGTTTGAAAGATATCGTTGTCGTATCTCCAGACCACGGTGGAGTGACCCGTGCTCGTAAATTGGCAGAACGTCTGGAAGCGCCTATTGCCATTATTGACAAACGTCGCCCAGAACCAAACGTAGCCGAAGTAATGAACATCGTAGGTAACATCGAAGGCAAAACAGCGATCATCATCGACGATATTATCGATACCGCTGGAACGATCACATTGGCTGCTAGTGCACTTGTAGAAGCAGGCGCACGTGAAGTATATGCATGCTGCACGCACCCAGTTCTGTCTGGTCCTGCTATCGAGCGTATTGCAAACTCGAAGATCAAGGAACTGATTGTAACCAACTCGATCCCGCTGACAGAAGAACAAATTATCGATAAGATTACCGTTCTTTCCGTAGCGCCAATCATTGGTGAAGCAATCATTCGTGTTCACGAAGAGCTTTCCGTAAGTAAATTGTTCGATTAATATACAATCCCCTGTTTGGGGATTGAACTAAACCTCCGATGGACAAGCTAGTGAGGAAACTTTTACTAGCGGTCCGAAGGAGGTTTTTTTGTGGAACAATTACAGGCACAGTCTCGCGAAAAAAAGACAGGCAATGCTGTAAAGGTACTGCGCAAGGAAGGTTGGATTCCTGGTATTATGTACGGCAGCGAAGTGGGCAATAAGCCGATTCAGCTCAAAGGAAGAGAGCTGGATGCTGCCCTGCGTCACCAGGCGACGAACAAGCCATTCCGGTTGAGTGTAGACGGGGACACGCACGATGTCATGGTTTATGAGCTGCAACGGCATCCTTTGCAGGGGAACATTTTGCATGCAGATTTTAAGAAGATCAATATGAATGAAAAAATACACACGTCCGTTCCTGTCCTCATGACGGGAGATCCGGAGTTGGGTGTGGCTACCCTTGTCCGCCACAGTGTGGAAGTGACTTGCTTGCCAGGTAATATACCAGAATCGTTCCTGGTCGATGTCGACGGGTTCAATATCGGGGATGTCGTTTTGGTAGCGGATCTGACTGTCCCACCAGGAGTGGAGCTAGGGCTTGATTCCACGGAAGTGCTGATCAGTGTCCTGCCAGTTAAGGTTAAGTCCGAAGAATCGATTGATGCAGAGCAAGAAGCAGAAGCAGTGGCCGAAAAAGCAGGAACCGCTAACGAATAAAATCGTGGCATAAATAAAGAAGGGCGAGGTGATTTCATCTCTGCCCTTTTCCTTTTGTTCACGTGACCATTCGAGTACAATGGGAAGAGAGTAGGAGGGAATAAGCGTGAAAGTCATAATTGGATTGGGCAATCCCGGCAAAAAATATGAAGACACCAGACATAATGCTGGCTTTATGGCCATAGATAAGATTAGCGACAAATGGGGAATTCCTGTTACGCAAAACAAGTTTCGTGCCCTCGTGGGCGAAGGCCGAATCGAAGGCGACAAGGTGCTGCTGGTGAAGCCACAGACATACATGAATCTCTCCGGTGAGTCGGTAGCGGAAGTCCTCAAGTTTTACAAGCTGATTCCGGACGATCTCGTTGTCATCTACGACGATCTTGATTTGCCGACTGGACATCTTCGTCTGCGAGAAAAAGGCAGCGCTGGTGGGCACAACGGCATCAAGTCGATGATTCAGCATTTGGGCACACAGGAGTTTAAACGAATCAAGGTCGGAATCAGTCGTCCTGAACCAGGGCGGAGCGTCAGCGACTATGTTTTGAATACGTTTCCAGTGGCGGAAAGAGCCGACATTCAAGAAGCGGTGAGCTTGGCTGCTGATGCATGCGCCATGTGGACAAGAGAGTCGTTTTTAAAGGTCATGAACCATTACAACAGCTTGAAGAAGTAGTATGATTTCCCACCCAATCGTCCATACTAACCGATAGGAACAGTATGGGGGTGGTATGTGCATGAGCATACGCTATACATGTCGTTGCTGCGGCATGAAGATTGCAGAATTTGACGAATCGCAAGTAACAGAAGCGCAGCTCGGGTTTGATTCCTTGACCCCGGAGGAACGTGCTCTTATAATATCGAGAGAACAAAGTGGAGATACGGTCGTCAGCATCACGTGCGACTATTGCCGTGAAGCGCTGATTCAGCATCCAGAGCTTTCGCTAGTCGGAAACCCACTTCAATAAGTGGATACGCATTAGGAAGGCTTGCACTGACAAGGCCTTAGCTTGGGGAGCTAAGGCTTCTTTTCGCATGGCTGACCTGCGGTTGTTGTGAACGTAAGCGAGGGTCTGATTTTAGTTCACAGAAGAATTAGAGAGGGGATTAGTGAATGCAAGTCATCATTAACCCGATGAAACAGGACACGAACGTCGGGACAATCGTGGCTGGCTTGGAGAAGGGGCTACATGAGCAGCTTGTCTCTGGCTTAGCTGGTTCCGCAC
This genomic stretch from Brevibacillus sp. DP1.3A harbors:
- a CDS encoding 3D domain-containing protein, with product MELRAIWERYKNRGLVMFGCLALVLVPMIGYFSAQATQPKQVTFSLDGESKTVATKAKTVEQFLTERNITVTEKDSLQPTPETKLSDGALITLYTTWSIPVQVDGQKKTIETLSRDVAGALKDGGIVLGEKDRVEPALTATLTKDSSISVKRVVEKMVKVDERVTFQEIRKNDPALEKGKTRVLQSGQEGKAIAHYKLVMEDGKEVSRDLVKRDVLVPKKDNVVAMGTAIPMLQKKGQPDRVLVASAAGPVSRGGKVFRPKKVLNGVTLTAYTPSGGGKHPSSPGYGRTSTGVKAKAGHTIAVDPKVIPYGWWVYIEGIGYRRAEDTGGAMKGGKIDVFVGTESEARKFGRKRNKTVYIIGPQKP
- the rnmV gene encoding ribonuclease M5; this translates as MKIKEVIVVEGRDDTATIKRAVNADTIETGGSAIHKRTIEKIRLAQQKRGVIIFTDPDYQGERIRKIISKSVPGCKHAFITQEDGTKKGDIGVENATPDVIIRALSEVRTEMAETAGEITSDDLLENGLTSGVDAKERRIKLGEALGIGYANAKQMLQRLNAFQISREEFEAAITAINKERE
- the rsmA gene encoding 16S rRNA (adenine(1518)-N(6)/adenine(1519)-N(6))-dimethyltransferase RsmA, producing the protein MTQIAGKDIATPTRTKEILEKYGFSFKKSLGQNFLIDTNILHNIVSEADLTKDKGAIEIGPGIGALTEQLGRAAKKVMAIEIDQRLLPILQDTLSPYENIEVVHGDVLELDLKKLIEEKMTGVEKLSVVANLPYYVTTPILMKLLEERLPLENIVVMIQKEVAERIAAKPGTKDYGSLSVAAQFYADTEVAMIVPASVFIPRPNVDSAVIRLKVRDRPPVDVDDQDVFFRVVRSSFAQRRKTLLNNLMNGLFPKTQKDEVIQMLTDIGIDPTRRGETLSLDEFARLANEGMRRGLIT
- the veg gene encoding biofilm formation stimulator Veg, with the translated sequence MARNALLDIKRSLDGHIGERILLKANGGRRKTVERSGILEETYPSVFVVKLDDDQLFERVSYSYADILTETVELTVCRENEHIRITFVQQ
- a CDS encoding small, acid-soluble spore protein, alpha/beta type, with amino-acid sequence MGRRRGMMSEQFKMELAKELGFYDTVKAEGWGGITTRDAGNMVKRAVQLAEEALAAKRL
- the ispE gene encoding 4-(cytidine 5'-diphospho)-2-C-methyl-D-erythritol kinase, which translates into the protein MRISVKAPAKINLTLDVLAKRPDGYHEVEMVMTTVDLADRVDMTLREDGEITLDCSASFVPDDIRNHAYKAATLMKEKFQVRQGVHLYIDKQIPVAAGLAGGSSDAAATLRGLNQLWNLGLTRDELAKIGAEIGSDVPFCVYGGTALATGRGEQIAHLGAPAPCWVILAKPPIGVSTPDVYGNLRVAQIDNHPDTKQMLQAIATQDFSLMCQSLGNVLENVTLSLHPQVKQIKDLMIASGADGVLMSGSGPTVFALVQKEAKVHRIYNALRGFVKDVFVVRMLGAQDGEILA
- the purR gene encoding pur operon repressor, whose translation is MKKLRRSARLVDMTQHLLAHPHTLTPLTLFAEQYGAAKSSISEDLSIIKEAFEVQGVGLLKTVAGAAGGVKYIPQVKTEEALHFMRELIGQLANPERLLPGGYLYMSDILGNPQTMAKIGKLFATAYADKNVDVVMTVETKGIPLAYATAMFLNVPVVIVRRDNKVTEGSVVSINYVSGSSKRIQTMSLARRGLAEQSRVLIVDDFMKAGGTLRGMIDLLQEFRATVVGCGVLVETTADVSERLVDEYVSLAKLQDVDFKGKQIEIELGSFFENRGE
- a CDS encoding RidA family protein → MAISFVSTDKAPAAIGPYSQAAKVGPFLFASGQIPLRADGTLVEGDVVEQTHQVFSNIQAVLAEAGGNLTNVVKATVFIKDMNDFGQLNEVYGQYFGDHKPARSTVEVARLPRDVKVEIEIVAYIE
- the spoVG gene encoding septation regulator SpoVG, encoding MEVTDVRLRRVNTDGRMKAIASITIDHEFVVHDIRVIDGNNGMFVAMPSKRTPDGEFRDIAHPISSTTREKIQAAVLTEYDRVGQEEESTIEAGA
- a CDS encoding GTP-binding protein yields the protein MSAEVYLLTGYLGSGKTTLLQKWLTHLRITDQKVVVLMNEMGEEDIDGEQLQGFGFPVKKMLDGCICCSIKGELTEGLKDIMNTIAPDRILIETTGVADPLDVIDTITHPELYDRLELKGTISVVDASRFLDLNSRFSSTATLVKTIRNQVRYADLLLLNKTDLTSPDVIERVRQKLSEINPTAPIHATVQAEIEVSRLLSVKRTAHERPLDNETNRPIAVQKSIGRMSTMDRLKQSLGLKTSQPSLYNSIETFSYVFTGPVDAKKFEDFLYDLPKNVYRAKGYVQFHGKPELISFQHTDNQVLLFPFENFGPKMVAVFIGEGMDREIILNDLKKCYG
- the glmU gene encoding bifunctional UDP-N-acetylglucosamine diphosphorylase/glucosamine-1-phosphate N-acetyltransferase GlmU: MSKIHAVVLAAGQGTRMKSKLYKVLHPVCGKPMVQHVVDTMASMQVQDIVVVVGHGADAVRAKLGDDITYALQEEQLGTAHAVSQAAPFLQDKEGTTFLLYGDVPLLSATTLSALLTYHEEQQAAATVLTAVLPDATGYGRIVRNEAGEVLRIVEHKDATEAERAISEINTGIYCYDNRKLWKALAEVKNDNAQGEYYVTDVVGILRDAGEKVVGYEAIDPEETMGVNDRVQLSEAEAYMKKRIMTGHMRNGVTIIDPASTYIETDVKIEADTVIHPGSFLRGQTTVGADCVIGPQADLTNVEVASGVNISYSVMVDSSVESDSSVGPFAYVRPGSQIGSNAKIGDFVELKNAKIGDGTKVPHLSYVGDAEIGDRVNIGCGTITVNYDGAVKHKTTVKDGAFIGCNSNLVAPVTVGQNAYVAAGSTINEDVPDNALAIARERQVNKIDYANKMPRKGKKQS
- a CDS encoding ribose-phosphate diphosphokinase, with protein sequence MANYRDPKLKVFTCNANPELAKEIAEHIGVPLGNAQVVRFSDGECQLKLNESVRGCDVFVIQPTSAPVNEHLMELLVMVDALKRASAKSINVVIPYYGYARQDRKARARDPITAKLVANLIETAGAQRVITMDLHATQIQGFFDIPVDHLLGVPILGKHFSEKGLKDIVVVSPDHGGVTRARKLAERLEAPIAIIDKRRPEPNVAEVMNIVGNIEGKTAIIIDDIIDTAGTITLAASALVEAGAREVYACCTHPVLSGPAIERIANSKIKELIVTNSIPLTEEQIIDKITVLSVAPIIGEAIIRVHEELSVSKLFD